One segment of Saprospiraceae bacterium DNA contains the following:
- a CDS encoding RNA polymerase sigma factor translates to MRIEHLIEGCRQNKRASQHRLYAMFYNYAMTIARRYVGSVEAAEEVVNDAFFKAFTKIHLYNEAQLFRFWLRRIVINTAIDLLRSGLSQVLVNELQPWHDSSEEPDVVEDMTREQIISMLDLLPPSYRAVFNLFVVDGFSHEEIADTLGISVGASKSNLSRARQHLKTIFADDFEFSKKT, encoded by the coding sequence GTGAGAATTGAACACCTAATAGAAGGTTGCCGCCAAAACAAACGGGCAAGCCAACATCGCCTATACGCGATGTTTTACAACTATGCCATGACAATTGCTCGACGCTATGTAGGCAGTGTCGAAGCGGCGGAAGAAGTCGTGAACGATGCTTTTTTCAAGGCTTTCACCAAAATTCACCTCTACAACGAGGCACAACTGTTTCGTTTTTGGCTGCGCCGCATCGTCATCAACACCGCAATTGACCTTCTGCGCTCCGGATTGAGCCAAGTGCTTGTAAACGAGTTGCAGCCATGGCACGACTCCTCTGAAGAGCCAGATGTGGTGGAAGACATGACCCGTGAGCAGATAATATCCATGCTCGATTTGTTGCCTCCCTCTTATCGAGCGGTGTTCAATTTGTTTGTGGTGGATGGCTTCTCGCACGAAGAAATCGCCGACACATTGGGCATCAGCGTCGGAGCCTCCAAGTCGAACCTATCACGGGCGCGACAACACCTGAAAACCATATTTGCGGACGATTTTGAATTTTCGAAAAAAACATGA
- a CDS encoding CotH kinase family protein — MRNFILCPLLTLAVPFLWLSTLSAQTLPDAMYFSPTEHILYTNGRESWGLYDESQIRTFHLWFSQPNYWQQLQANYQIKTDLPATLVVGTDTFPNVGVRFKGQTSYMFIQNADKKSFNITLDYADPEQNLEGYTTLNLNNAYEDPSFMREVSYLRQIRRHIPAAKAAYIRLFINGQNWGLYPHIQQINGDYIREWFFSNDGSRWRADRPEGTPGGPGGGWGDGTAALNYLGADTTQYKQYYTLKKTKQENPWDDLVRVCAVLNNTPLNELEEAIRPVLDLDRTLWFLASEIAFSDDDSYVHKGKMDYYLYWDAETKRITPLEFDGNSVMKNNAVNWSVFYNANKVNYPLLNRLLAVPSIRQRYLAHFRTLVNDAMNQMEFNALVDQYDALIAAEVQADPKKLYSYAQYNSEKQALKNFLQNRRNNLLNNPEMNVAAPVIDNVSMKSSGGEWAEPSSAEPATVTAKISASNGVAAAHVWYCPSLHGNFTKLEMFDDGQHGDGDIGDGIYGAWIPNFSAGTYVRFYVEAKSANTAGTVSFAPAGAEHDVYLYRVGAGWATEAPVVINELLASNQNAETDEAGQHEDWIELYNNSNQAFDLSGYYLTDNPSNLTKWTFPAGSIIPADGYMIVWADEDQAQGPLHANFKLSASGEFLALLDPQGNFVDTLNFPQQTTDMGFARIPNGTGPFVIQHRTFAANNSPSSTTTLGQGDWAKLCPTLANDILNIELSNVEGGQLNVFDALGKKMLEQRLSSKINRVNVGAWPQGVYWAHVFAGGKTSVQKFIVIQKN, encoded by the coding sequence ATGCGCAATTTTATCCTGTGTCCGCTCCTAACCCTTGCCGTTCCCTTCTTGTGGCTATCCACGTTGTCTGCCCAAACACTGCCCGATGCCATGTATTTCTCCCCAACGGAACACATTCTGTACACCAACGGGCGTGAATCGTGGGGGCTTTACGACGAAAGTCAAATTCGGACATTCCACCTCTGGTTTTCACAGCCCAATTACTGGCAACAACTACAGGCGAATTATCAAATCAAAACAGATTTACCCGCTACTTTGGTAGTGGGCACCGACACTTTTCCCAACGTGGGGGTGCGCTTCAAAGGACAGACCTCCTACATGTTCATTCAGAATGCCGACAAAAAATCATTCAATATAACACTGGACTACGCCGACCCGGAACAAAATCTGGAAGGCTACACCACCTTGAACCTGAACAATGCCTATGAAGACCCCTCTTTCATGCGGGAAGTATCATACTTGCGCCAGATTCGCCGACACATCCCTGCTGCCAAGGCCGCATATATCAGATTGTTTATAAACGGCCAGAATTGGGGTCTTTATCCGCATATTCAGCAGATAAACGGCGACTACATCAGAGAGTGGTTTTTCAGCAACGACGGCTCCCGATGGAGGGCTGACCGACCCGAAGGCACACCGGGCGGGCCTGGAGGCGGGTGGGGCGATGGCACTGCCGCGCTCAATTATCTTGGCGCTGACACTACCCAGTACAAGCAATACTACACCTTGAAAAAAACGAAGCAGGAAAACCCCTGGGACGACCTTGTGCGCGTCTGTGCCGTGCTAAACAACACACCCCTCAATGAACTGGAGGAGGCCATCAGACCTGTGCTCGACCTCGACCGGACACTCTGGTTCTTAGCTTCGGAAATAGCCTTTTCCGACGATGACAGCTATGTCCACAAAGGCAAAATGGATTATTACCTCTACTGGGATGCGGAAACCAAGCGCATCACGCCACTCGAATTTGATGGCAACAGCGTGATGAAAAACAATGCCGTGAACTGGAGCGTATTTTACAACGCCAACAAGGTGAATTATCCCCTGCTCAATCGTCTGCTCGCCGTCCCTTCCATTCGGCAGCGTTATTTGGCGCATTTTCGGACGCTTGTCAACGACGCGATGAATCAGATGGAATTCAACGCGCTTGTTGACCAATACGACGCACTCATCGCGGCGGAAGTGCAAGCCGACCCTAAAAAACTGTACAGCTACGCGCAGTACAATTCCGAAAAGCAAGCGCTGAAAAACTTTTTGCAAAATCGTCGCAACAACTTGCTCAACAACCCTGAGATGAACGTCGCAGCGCCCGTCATTGACAATGTCAGTATGAAAAGCAGCGGCGGCGAATGGGCGGAGCCATCTTCGGCGGAACCTGCTACTGTGACGGCGAAAATTAGCGCATCGAATGGGGTAGCTGCCGCTCATGTTTGGTACTGCCCATCGCTACACGGCAATTTCACCAAACTTGAAATGTTTGACGACGGGCAACATGGCGACGGAGACATAGGCGATGGCATATATGGTGCATGGATTCCAAATTTTAGCGCCGGCACCTATGTGCGGTTTTATGTGGAGGCAAAATCTGCCAACACCGCCGGCACCGTCTCCTTTGCACCAGCTGGCGCGGAACACGATGTATATCTGTACAGGGTAGGCGCGGGATGGGCAACCGAGGCGCCTGTTGTCATCAATGAACTGTTGGCATCGAATCAAAATGCCGAAACCGACGAAGCGGGCCAGCACGAAGACTGGATTGAACTATACAACAACAGCAACCAAGCATTCGACCTAAGCGGCTATTACCTGACCGACAATCCATCCAATCTCACCAAATGGACATTCCCCGCCGGAAGCATCATCCCCGCAGATGGCTACATGATTGTTTGGGCCGATGAAGACCAAGCGCAAGGACCTTTGCACGCCAACTTTAAACTGTCTGCTTCCGGCGAGTTTCTCGCGCTACTCGACCCACAAGGCAATTTTGTGGACACCCTGAATTTCCCGCAACAAACAACAGACATGGGCTTCGCACGGATACCAAACGGCACTGGCCCGTTTGTCATACAGCATCGCACATTTGCCGCCAACAACTCACCCTCTTCCACCACGACATTGGGGCAAGGCGATTGGGCAAAGCTATGTCCGACTCTTGCGAACGATATCCTCAATATTGAATTATCCAATGTCGAGGGCGGTCAGCTCAATGTGTTTGATGCCTTGGGC
- the dnaA gene encoding chromosomal replication initiator protein DnaA — protein MTSDYQMVWDNCLRTIKKNVNPQSFKTWFEPIKPVLLDREVLTIQVPNKFFFEWLEEHYVQLLKKSIRQELGERGRLVYHIPENGNGHDALKSALPKVSTKPSSEKDSEPVPGAFDAEMIKNPFVIPGIKRIKVEPQLNPNYIFDNFIEGDCNRLARNAGLAIAKKPGGTAFNPLVIFGEVGLGKTHLAQAIGNEVVSRFDNKAVLYVSAEKFTNQIIQAIKNNSVNDFVNFYQMIDVLIIDDIQFLSGKQKTQEIFFHIFNQLHQNGKQIVLTSDRAPKDLEGIEDRLISRFKWGLSADLQAPDLETRMAILEAKMEDEGVDIPTNVLEFICYNIKNNIRELEGVMISLLAQATLIRRDIDIELAKEVIRNFVTTINKEITVEFIQQLVAEHFNVPVEKLHHETRKRNIVIARQLSMYLAKKLTNKSLKSIGEQFGGRDHSTVIYSCKAVQDMMDTDMIFKDTVEEVEKKLKMSLNT, from the coding sequence ATGACAAGCGACTACCAAATGGTATGGGACAATTGTCTGCGTACCATCAAGAAAAACGTAAACCCACAGAGCTTCAAAACTTGGTTTGAGCCAATCAAACCCGTATTGCTGGACCGCGAAGTTTTGACCATCCAAGTCCCGAACAAGTTCTTCTTCGAATGGCTCGAAGAGCACTATGTACAGCTATTGAAGAAGAGCATTCGTCAAGAGCTGGGCGAGCGTGGGCGCTTGGTTTACCACATTCCCGAAAATGGCAACGGACACGATGCGCTGAAATCGGCACTGCCCAAAGTCAGCACCAAACCGTCGTCGGAAAAAGACAGCGAGCCAGTGCCCGGCGCTTTCGATGCAGAGATGATAAAGAACCCCTTTGTCATACCCGGCATCAAGCGCATCAAGGTGGAGCCACAGCTCAACCCCAACTACATTTTCGATAATTTTATCGAAGGCGATTGCAACCGCTTGGCCCGAAACGCAGGGCTGGCCATTGCCAAAAAGCCGGGCGGCACCGCCTTCAATCCCTTGGTGATTTTTGGGGAAGTGGGTTTGGGCAAAACCCACCTCGCACAAGCCATCGGCAACGAGGTTGTGAGTCGCTTCGACAACAAGGCAGTACTCTATGTGTCGGCTGAAAAATTCACCAACCAAATCATTCAGGCCATCAAGAACAACTCTGTCAATGATTTTGTCAATTTCTACCAGATGATTGACGTGCTTATTATTGACGATATCCAGTTTTTGTCGGGAAAACAAAAGACACAAGAGATTTTTTTCCACATCTTCAATCAGTTGCACCAAAACGGCAAGCAAATCGTATTAACCTCCGACCGTGCGCCAAAGGATTTGGAAGGCATCGAGGACAGGCTCATATCACGGTTCAAGTGGGGCTTGAGCGCCGATTTGCAGGCACCCGACTTGGAGACACGGATGGCCATATTGGAAGCTAAAATGGAAGACGAGGGAGTGGACATCCCAACCAATGTGTTGGAATTTATCTGCTATAACATCAAAAACAATATTCGCGAGCTCGAGGGGGTGATGATTTCATTGCTCGCACAAGCCACGCTCATTCGCAGAGACATTGATATTGAATTAGCCAAAGAAGTGATTCGCAACTTTGTGACGACCATCAACAAAGAAATCACGGTCGAATTCATACAGCAATTAGTCGCGGAGCATTTCAACGTGCCAGTGGAAAAATTGCATCACGAGACCCGCAAACGCAACATCGTCATCGCCCGGCAATTGTCCATGTATCTTGCCAAGAAACTGACCAACAAGTCTTTAAAATCAATCGGTGAGCAGTTCGGCGGGCGCGACCACAGCACCGTCATTTATTCCTGCAAAGCGGTGCAAGACATGATGGATACGGACATGATTTTCAAAGACACGGTGGAAGAGGTGGAAAAGAAATTGAAAATGAGCCTAAACACCTGA